Within Cucumis melo cultivar AY chromosome 4, USDA_Cmelo_AY_1.0, whole genome shotgun sequence, the genomic segment TTTGGGGTGTGATAGCAATGGATAGAAGAGTTCAGATTCAGCTTCTGGACGCCAAGTTTCCCAGGTACGTTTGATTTTcggtagaatttttttttacagaCGCCCCTTTCGCGGGCGCGTTCACGTCTATGGGAGGCTGGTTATTAGCCGTTAAGGCGCCATTAAAATGTCATCTGTACAAAAaattttgatttccttttttttaacttGAGATTTATGGCCAGCAGTAGATTTCTCCAGGTCTAACTTTCTTTTATTACTTTAACAGATTTCACTGGTTTTCCAGTTGCAACCAGCATAACTTTTCAGATGATGCATTAATGATCACTTTAATCTAAATCAGTTCTTGAGAGGTAGCTGAACAATCAAGCTCCTCTCCTATGAATCATGGAACATTATTATGAAACTCAAGCAAATGGAGAAGCATCTGGTCATGATTTCCAAAACTGTGGATACTCTTCTTATTCATTATCTAACATTCACATGTCATCACCCTCGTTTGATTTAAGAGTCTTCTACATTAGGTTCAGTAACTTCCAAGTCGATGATTTGACCCCCGAGTTTCTCACTTTGAACCACTTCCCTCTAATGCCGAACACCCATTTGGATGTTAATGGTGTTAGAAGCAGCAATTACTCTGAAGGCTTTTCTTCAGTTCTCAAGAGAGACAGAGTCCACAAGAACTCGGAAGAAGCAACATTTGTGAGCACTCATACCATTAGGTTAAAGAGGGGTTTGAAGTTTGAGGTTTTCAATGGAGATTATCAAATTCTATCTGGGGAATTGTCTCATAAGGGGTGCATTGGAGACTCGAAGAGCAATTCTAAGAAAAGATGGAGCATGAACTGTGAATCTGGTTTTGTTTCCGATGCTGTGTTTTTGAAGGGAAAGCTCATTCCAGGACAGGCATTGATTAGTCCAACAATTGAGGTATACATTGCTGGTAGTTTTTCTGGAAACCCTATCGTCTTAACGAAAACTCTGCAACTCAACTTTTGGAAGAAGCACAGTTATAAACGGATGTTGGATTCAATACCAGAGCATGATACTACTGAATGCGACGAAGATTCATATCCTGTATATGATCCACAAGTAAGCTTCTTGATAGCTTCTgaatctttcttctttctactCCTAATTCGTCAAGAAAATTCTGCTAGTCCATTGTAGCCTCAAAATATGTTTATCCACATGTGTTTCCTGCACTGCAACCTACTTTTTTTAGATCTAAAAAGTTATTGTTTTGTTGCTTGGACGGATCTGAGAACATAAGATCTTATCCAGGACACATGAATCGATGAAACAAGTATGGGTATAGCAAGGTGCTAAATGCTGGGATGGTTGGTACACATTCCATCACCATTACCTTGGCCTTTAGTTGCGCCCATCCTTTTAAGATTCCTATAATAATAATCAATCAGAACCAGGCCATATGACAAAACATGGCCTCCCCCTCTCCTAAGACATGTTGAGGATGGTTTAAATTGGGGTCCCCTCCACTCTCCCTAGAGTTTCCTGAGAACCGTCCTCTTTTGACTTGTGCATTCGCCTTGCATCCTATCTGCTTGATACTTTCGTGTCATCTCTCAAAATGTAGCATAATTGAACATGATCAATCTTACTATACAAATCAAATCAAGGTCAAACTAAAACTAATAAGGAAACTAGGTTGTTCTTTTCCATTGTCTTCTCAATACGTTGATCTCTGTTCTGCCTAGACTGCTAAAGCCAGCTCTTTATAACATCGTCTACTCTATCTTTATGCAGGTATCAAAGTACAGAAATTAcagagaagaaaatgaagatgaCTATGGCAACATGTACTGGAGAACCAACTACATGGAAAGAGAAGATGGCGAACTATCCTGGTTCAACTCAGGTGTGAGAGTTGGAGTAGGAATTGGACTTGGTATTTGCTTGGGAATTGGTGTGGGAGTTGGCTTGCTCGTGCGTACTTACCAGGCAACTAGTCGAACCCTGAGAAGGCAGCTTATGTGACATGATTTCTTCTACAATATTTCAATTGATTCACTTGTCCTTGACCTTGAGATTCAGAAAGTAGGCAAAAATGGTTTGTCAATAATATGCATCTCTAACAGCAGTGAAACCTTGTGAAGATAACATTGTGTCCTAGCATGTTTATTTCAAACCATGTGTATAGAAGCTCGGCTAATATCATTTCTTTATCAAATGACTAGATCACTCTTGGCTTCTTGTGAATAATCTGTTATTGAGATGTAACAGAAATGAAGATTATTTTTTGGATAGTTGGATCTCTATAAGTTGATCAAATTGATCAATCCTTTTACAGAATAATTCAGAGTCTCCTAACCACAGTTACAATTACCAATTAGAACAGAATCTCTCCATCATCTGTAATTACGCAAGATTAGTGAAATTAAGGGCTTACATCAAACCTTTTTGCTGTATATCTTCTGTAGACCATGAAAAGTTCATAAATGAAACACATTTTCAGGGTGTCAGCCGCAAATTCAAGTGGCAATCCCTGTAACTGAAATGTTGCTAAAAAGTACACTCATTCTGGAGCCACCACTGCACTCGAGTAGCCATTGACAGTATGGTGTTGCTTTTCATCCTGTTCCCAGAAGGCAGCACATTTAATATCATCTTGAATCATTAATGTAGAGAACTCCTCGTGAACATATTCCAGTTGGGCTTTTCCTCCAAACTCTGATGGAAGATTCTCCTCATCAAAATATGACTTCATGAGTTCCACACTCTCTTGCTTCTTAGGATAAACAAATCTCACTTTCTGAAATGTCTTCGGATCTAAAAGGTACTTGACTACCTACAAGTAATAGACAAAATAACACCATAATGTCATTGTTTTTATTGGTAGCTATTACCAAAAGGATGGAAGAGATATTGCAAGCATATACCATACCTTCCAGAATGCTTCAAATATCCTTGGGGGGTTATAGAGAAACGCTAGGGCTAATCTCTCTGGATAGTGATTCTGCAAGATGTTGACAGTCTCCCGTGCGGATTTGATTGGCACACTGGTGCTAAGAGACCAACCATTAAAATCAATCAGCCATGACATCTGCTCCTGACCTTCAGGAAGGTTAAGAAGAGCATTCTCCATAAGATAGACCAAATGCCGAATCTGATTCTCTAATGACGTCGTGTTCTGTAAAATAGTAAGAAAAAGTATTGGGCTTCTAACTCCAATTATGGCCGCAATTGCAAAGACCGAGGGTGCAAAACTTACACAAATAAAATACCTGCTTTCCTGGCTTCATTATAAGAACAGTTCTTCCTTCTCGATCGTGAAAACTTGCTCGATAAAGTTTTCCGGTCTCACTTTCAAATGCTATTTCAGGCTAAAATGAAGACAAACTAAATGATTAGTTTTAGAGCCAACATAAAACTCCACCACTACTACTATTCCACTCTTCATGACTTCACCTTGAGTTTCATTAGCATCAAGCTTTATGAAACTACAAGTGCCAACATGAGCCTATTTCAACTAGCATCTATTTTTTCCCATAGACAAGAGGTTTTGAGTTCAAATCTTCCAACACATGTTGTACTTAAAAAGctcttttcaaaaaagaaaaagaaaaaagaaactacTACAAGCTTACCCAACGAATTTCTTCAGGCTTATAAATAGATCTCCATTTGAATGTCTCTTCCAGCATTTTCTTCGCTTTGTCTACATTCCAATTCCTGGCCACTAGATATCTTTTCAAACACGCATCACTGCAATATATCGCATTGCGCCCAACTAAGGGTCCTAACTTAGCCTTTAGCTCATTGACCTGCAAAAGCGTAAAATCTTATTATCCATGATTTCCAATCATCTTAAAACCTGTTGTAAAACACATGAATCATGATTCCAAAAAATCTTTAAGATGGTTTAGATCCAATCAGACTCATTCAAGTTACAAGTTTATAACTATTTGATCTGGAAACTAACAGAGAAGCCTACatacgtatttttttttatcatcaaCTCAATTGGATTCATACCTTCGATGTGATCTGTTCTGGATTGTTCTCTTCCTCGTGATGAGAAGTAGACCGTCGGCCAAACATTATAGCTGCGCGATCACGAACCTGTTACACTCTAACTAACATAAATTCTTTGCTTCCTCGTAAAAAAGAATAGCCTAAAGTTTGATATGAACTTCTGGAAGATGGAGCCAGAGTCTTCACTAGCAAAAACGTTGGTAATTTGCCGACAGAAGACTTCCAAAGCAGTAGAAAGGAATTACCACCAAAATCGCCAGCAAATTCCAAATAATTAGGCTTAACTGAAAGGTAAGCAAATTTTCAACATCAAAAGTTAAATGCAACAATCAAACAGTGATGAATCTCAGATGTTGATCAATTAGAGAACATGGCACTAGAagatcaaaattaaaattttaaaacaaataatcTCAAGCAAGATTCTTATACAAGTCAATGTACAGAATCAAAATCTAGCTCGTCTTCTGTTACACAACACCCCATATTACCCTACATTACCTATGGCGTGGCATGCAATGTTTTAAAAAGCTATTGAGGCTTATGTCTTGAGGTTCGCAAGGCTCCAAGTGTTAGCTTCAAGACTTACTCCTTTCTTGAACCATAAGAGGCTTACGCCTTTGGGAAAACACACTAAGGCTTAAATCTCTATGCCTCACCTAGTGACTAGAAATAATCGTGATTTGTCTAATTCTTCAAAAATATTAAGGTTTGAGCTGTGACAATTTGAACTAGGACTATTTTTACTCTTGTGAACTTAAAAATGTAGAAAGCAAACATATATGGTATAATTCAACCCTGTACTAATAATAGCAGTATTAATGACGATGAAGATGTCCTTTTAGAATTTTTCATTAAGTGAAAATTGTGGGTGTGAACTTTCTTTTTACACTTTTATATGGCTATCATGTTTAGAAATACTGATCATACCAATTTAGGTTTTGAAAAATGTATTTAAGTAATTATTTGAGGCTTAGGCCTCGCCTCTTTGGAGAGGAAAAGCCTCAAAGGCCGCCTTTTGCCTTTTAAAACATTGGTGGCATGTCAATATTAGATTTCAGCTAAACCATGAAAcgcattgtcaatctcaaactAGCATATTTTAAAACAAATGGCTTGGGAAACTTTTAATTGTAAACACtgttaaaaataaacttaacaAAATGAAAGTCCATTAAAATTTCAGTAGAGTTTCCTCTAAAAATTGAATAAACCACACCGGAAAAGAAAcaaactttcaaatattttgtttcaAACTCAAAACTCCACCATAAATGAATGAGTTGTGTACCACTTGAAAACATAAACGTAAACTGGCAAAAACTATCACCAAATCTATACCAAAATCTCTATCATACTAGCGTAGAATAGTCTCAATATGCACAATAGAGCAATCTATCATACTATGCATGAAGTAAAACTCTATACACATGGCAGAACAAAACTTTGCCGTAAATGCCCACGAAACATTCCCCTGCGTCCCCTGCCTAGGCACACTAGTATAAACTGTAGAAACACATTCACATGGCATACAAGTAATCACCACAAGGTACATCAATCTAGTGGGTCAAAACCACTTTTCACTCCAAATACATAAATCTCATCAATtctgaaaattttgaattatcaTGATTCTTAAAGCATTATAAACCATACTTTCTCATCAATCTCAAATCGTATTGGAAATCATACTTTCTTGAAACCTTATTTTGCAACTTAATTATGTTTCTAGTAAACGTAAAACCCTTCTAAAAGTCAGAGAAACTTGATTTCTTGTCAAATAACTTTGAACTTTTGCCAAATGACTAGAATCAATAGATTACAAGAATTTACCTTCCATAATCTCCAATAATACAAGTAAGTCGTTATATCTATAATCACACTTAAACATACATctcttaacaaataaaaaagaaacaaaaaacactTAAACACACATCCCTTGAAATTTAATTATTCTAAACCAAGAAGCATAAATGCATGAGTCTCTTTC encodes:
- the LOC103503952 gene encoding uncharacterized protein At1g01500-like, whose protein sequence is MEHYYETQANGEASGHDFQNCGYSSYSLSNIHMSSPSFDLRVFYIRFSNFQVDDLTPEFLTLNHFPLMPNTHLDVNGVRSSNYSEGFSSVLKRDRVHKNSEEATFVSTHTIRLKRGLKFEVFNGDYQILSGELSHKGCIGDSKSNSKKRWSMNCESGFVSDAVFLKGKLIPGQALISPTIEVYIAGSFSGNPIVLTKTLQLNFWKKHSYKRMLDSIPEHDTTECDEDSYPVYDPQVSKYRNYREENEDDYGNMYWRTNYMEREDGELSWFNSGVRVGVGIGLGICLGIGVGVGLLVRTYQATSRTLRRQLM
- the LOC103503951 gene encoding CRAL-TRIO domain-containing protein C23B6.04c, translated to MFGRRSTSHHEEENNPEQITSKVNELKAKLGPLVGRNAIYCSDACLKRYLVARNWNVDKAKKMLEETFKWRSIYKPEEIRWPEIAFESETGKLYRASFHDREGRTVLIMKPGKQNTTSLENQIRHLVYLMENALLNLPEGQEQMSWLIDFNGWSLSTSVPIKSARETVNILQNHYPERLALAFLYNPPRIFEAFWKVVKYLLDPKTFQKVRFVYPKKQESVELMKSYFDEENLPSEFGGKAQLEYVHEEFSTLMIQDDIKCAAFWEQDEKQHHTVNGYSSAVVAPE